In one Penaeus monodon isolate SGIC_2016 chromosome 20, NSTDA_Pmon_1, whole genome shotgun sequence genomic region, the following are encoded:
- the LOC119585971 gene encoding lysine-rich arabinogalactan protein 19-like translates to MGASYHNGRPALPTTLPPLASPSNNPATVASPSNNPATVATLPTTLPNRTSPSNNPATRSHPSNKPATVASPSNNPATQPFSDNLPPWASPSDNPPTVASPSNNPATVASPSNNPATPDISTGTPANLVLPR, encoded by the exons CCGCCCTTCCAACAACCCTGCCACCGTTAGCCAGCCCTTCCAACAACCCTGCCACCGTAGCCAGCCCTTCCAACAACCCTGCCACCGTAGCCACCCTTCCAACAACCCTCCCAAACCGTACCAGCCCTTCCAACAACCCTGCCACCCGTAGCCACCCTTCCAACAAACCTGCCACCGTAGCCAGCCCTTCCAACAACCCTGCCACC CAGCCCTTTTCCGACAACCTGCCACCGTGGGCCAGCCCTTCCGACAACCCTCCCACCGTAGCCAGCCCTTCCAACAACCCGGCCACCGTAGCCAGCCCTTCCAACAACCCTGCCACCCCTGACATCTCCACTGGCACTCCTGCCAACCTCGTCCTCCCTAGGTAG